The nucleotide sequence ACGTTTGTCCAAGAGGATGATGCCATCGTGGTCGCAACGATCGCCTTTGGGATGGGCATCGACAAATCCAACCTGCGGTACGTGTATCACTACAACCCGCCGAAGTCGATGGAGTCGTACGCCCAGGAAATCGGTCGTGCCGGGCGCGACGGCAAACCGGCGACTTGCGAAATGCTGTTGGTCCCCGAAGATCGCGTGGTGCTGGAAAACTTTGTCTATGGTGACACCCCGTCACGGCATGCCGTGGGCCGGTTCATCGATCTGGTCGCCGGCCAAGCGGACACGTTTCACGTATCGCATTACCGGTTGTCCAGCGAATCAGACATTCGTGTGTTGGTGATTCGAACGTTGCTGACGTACTTGGAACTGGAGGGCCATTTGCAGGCGACGTCACCGCGGTTTGATTCCTACAAGATCAAGCCGCTGGTCACATCGCAGGCAATCTTGAAACATTTCGATGGTGAACGACGACAATTCGTGGCCGGGATTTTGTCGTCGCTGACCAAAGGACGCACTTGGTTCACGCTGAACATGGTGTTGGCGACCCAGCGTCTGGGCGGCGATCGCCAGCGGATCGTCAAAGCGCTGGACCACATGGCCGAACAGGGATGGATGGAATTACAGGCGACGGAACTGGTGCACGGTTATCGTTGGATCAAACGATTCGATGATCGAAAGACGGTGGCCGATGATTTGTTTGATCGTTTGGCCCGCCGTGAAGAAGGCGAAGTGCGTCGTATCGACGAGGTGTATCACTTGGCCGCGGCCGACAACTGTATGGCGGCAAGGTTGGCTAAGCATTTCGGCCAGTCACTGGAAGACGGCTGTGGTCAGTGCAGTCACTGCACCGGTGATGCGGCCGGCCCCGTCCCCGCCACCAAACCGCGTCCCCTGGGATCATCGGTTGCCCGTTTGCTGGGCGATGTCACCAAACAGTATCCCGATCAGTTCACCCACACGCGGGACAAGGCACGCTTTTTGTGCGGTTTGTCATCACCCGCGTTGATCCGGTCTCGGTTGACCCGCCACGCGGGCTATGGCGTGTGTCAACATTTGCCGTTCGCTCATGTTTTGCAGCAGTTGGACGGATAGGCCGCGACGATAGAATGAGGGTTGGACGTGATCGCGACCTCGGTGACCGAAGGCCGCGATCTTCCCGCAAGCAAAGCTTGATCCCCCGTTGTCATGACCGCACCCCAATCGACCGAGTCGTCCGCTTCGCCCCGCCCGTCGGCTTCGCCCTGCTCCGCCGATCCGATCGTTGTTGCCGCGATGTACCGCTTCGTTCGCCTGGCGGATTTCGAATCACTGCAGACGCCGATCAAGGATCAAATGCTTCGCTGCGGTGTGAAGGGGACCTTGTTGTTGGCCGCCGAAGGCATCAATGGGACCGTCGCCGGTGATCGGCAAGGCATCGATGGGTTGCTGGAATACTTGCGTGCAGACGATCGTCTGGCCGATTTGGATGTGAAGTTCTCCTATTGCGATTCGCCGCCGTTCAAACGCACGCGGGTTCGTCTGAAAAAGGAGATCGTCACGATGGGTGTTGACGAAATCGATCCTGCCCAGTCGGTCGGGACCTATGTCGAACCACAACAATGGAATGATTTGATCAGTGACCCCGACGTCGTGCTGATCGACACCCGCAACGATTATGAGGTCGAAATCGGCACGTTTGCCGGCGCAATCAACCCGCAAACGACATCGTTTCGTCAGTTGCCGGAATACGTCGAAAAGAATCTGGACCCGACCGTCCACAAGAAAGTCGCGATGTTTTGTACCGGAGGAATCCGATGCGAAAAATCAACGGCGTATCTGAAACAGTGTGGCTTTGAAAACGTGTATCACCTGCGGGGCGGCATCCTGAAGTACTTGGAATCGGTGCCCGAGGACGAATCACGATGGAACGGTGATTGTTTCGTGTTTGATCAGCGGGTTTCCGTGGGGCACGGTTTGGCCGTGGGCGAACATGTGATGTGTTTCGGATGTGGCTGGCCGGTTTCGGCCGATGACCAGCAGGACCCGCGATACGTCCGTGGTGTGCATTGTCCCCACTGTGTCGACAAGCTGACCGAAGACCAGAAACGGCGTTTCACCGAACGCCAGCGACAACTTGACGCGGCCGATCCGGCGGGCACACCCGCCGCGGATATTGAAGCGATCCACTGACGAAAAGGTGACGACGGACATCCATCGAATCACCGCGACAGCATGGCCGCCGAATCGCCGATGATCCGTTGACCGGGGCTGCCCCGCTTCGGCTAAACTGTTCGTTTGCCGGGATCCTTGTGCGTTTCCCGATTCGAAAGTCGATCGTCCATCGGTTTGCCACCGGTTACGTTCGACCCAACTGTTTTTATGTGAATCACGGGCGTGCTGCTATGAAAAGTCGCTTTGCTGCAATCGGTCGGATGTTGATGGTGTTGGGCGGTTGTTGTGCCGGCGGTCTGGCCAGCGCGCACCCGGGCCACGGTCTGGTGGACGAAGGGCCGGTGCATCAGGCCACATCCCCCGAACATTTTCTGTCGATCGTCGTTGCCGCTCTATTTGTGGGTGGTCTGGCCGTGTTGTCGGCGATGGTTCGTAAACCGGTTTCCGGCAAAACGCCGTCGGCAAACGAGTGACACAGAAACCGCCGACGTCACAGGGGCGTCGATGTTTGGATTTGACGTCGGCCGTGGCGATCGTCGCGGCCAGCATGATCGGTGCTGGCGTTTACACGACCAGCGGGTTTTCCATCGCGACCGCCGATTCGGCGTGGACCGTGGTGGTGTTGTGGATCATCGGCGGTTTCGCGGCCGTGTGTGGCGCGATTGGTTATGCCGCGCTGTCGCGTCGGTTCACCGAATCCGGCGGTGAGTATCTTTTTCTGTCCAAGACGCTGCACCCGGTCGCCGGCGTCGTCGCCGGATGGGTTTCGGTGCTGGCAGGTTTTACCGGTCCAATCGCCTTGGCCGCATTGGCTTTGGACGTCTATCTGGTCGATGCGGAAACGTCGGCCCTTCCCGCCGGCAGCTTCGCGGCTTTGGCCATTGTGGCGGCCGCCGTTTTGCACTCGATCAGCGTGCACCCGTCTGCTCGGGTGCAAGATGTTGTGGTGGCATTGAAGCTGGCGGTCTTGTTGGGCCTGGTTTGTTTTGCTGCCACCGTGGGACCATCGAACTGGCTGGGGTTGCAGGCAGCCGACACGCCGCCATTTTCTTGGGGCGAAACCGCGACGTCCCTGTTGTACATCTCGTTCAGCTATGCGGGTTTCAATGCGGCCATCTATATCGCCGGTGAAGTGAAAGACCCCCAGCGGAACGTTCCCATGGCGATGGTCGTTGGGACCGTGGTCGTTGCGGTCTTGTACATCGCCTTGAACGCAGCATTCGTGTTGATTCCATCACGCGAATCCATCGCCGGCCAGCCGGACGTTGCTACGATCGCGGCGCGCGCGATTGGTGGGACGACTTTGGAAACGTTGGTTCGTTGGGTGATCGTGGTTTCCTTGGCCACGTCGATCTCCGCATTGGTGATGACCGGACCGCGGGTGTACGCCAAGATGGCCGACGACGGCTTTTTGCCAAGATTCTTCAGCTTTCAGCATCGCGTACCGTTGGGGGCGATTTGGATTCAAGCGGTGGCATCCATCATCGTCGTGTTTTGGACGGACCTTCAATTCCTGCTGGGATACCTGTCTTTCACGCTGATGTTTTGCTCCGCGTTGACGGTTGCAATGGTTTGGAAGCAGCGTGATTTGGATTTATGGGGTTCACAATGGTTGCCAAAGATTGCATCGGCGATTTTTGTTCTGTTCAGCGTGATGACCATGGTGGTTTCTGCCCGGGTGAACATGGGCGGCACCATTGCCGCTTTTGTCACACTTGCGATTGGCGTGGGCGTGTATCTTTTGCGGTCCAAGTCGAACGCGCCGGATTCCGGGGCGAAATTGGGTCTGGAACGTAAGTCGGAAGAATGAACGACCAGAGCACGGATTCCTTCGGACATTGGATCGACGGTGTTTGGCGTGATCCCATCGATGGCGTTTGGCGGGAAAACCACAGTCCCATCGATCAGCGGTGTGCCGGGCGCTTCGCGGTGGCGTCGGTCGCTGATGTCGATTCGGCGGTCGCATCGGCACGCGACGCCTTTGAACAGAACCGTGACGCCAAGCCCAGTGACCGCGAGGCCTGGTTGTTGGCCGCGGCGGACGGTTTGCAAAACTCAGCCGATGAAGTGGTCGACGCGCTGATCGTCGATACCGGTTCGCCGATCAGTAAAGCACAGCGTGAAGTGGCGACGTCGATCGGTGTGCTGCGCGCGGCCGCCGGTGCCTGTCGCCGGATCTTGGGACAGACATTGCCCAGCGACGTTCCGGGCCGATGGAGCTTTGCCGTGCGACGTCCGCTGGGGGTGGTCGCTGGCATCACGCCGTTCAACGTACCGCTGATCAAAGCCGTCAAGCACAGCGCGTTGCCACTGGCGACCGGGAATGCCGTGGTCATGTTGCCGTCACCACAGGCACCCCACATGGCCGCAATGTTGGCCAAAATTTATCAGGGTGCCGGGGTTCCGCGTGGGCTGTTCAATGTCGTCTTTGGTGACGGCGATGTGGTCGGCGATGCACTCACCATCCACCCTGACGTTCGGATGATTGGCTTCACCGGCAGCACGACGATCGGTCGCCGTGTCGCGACGCGGGCCGCGGTCGATGGCAAACGAGTCACGTTGGAAATGGGGGGCAAAAATCCGGCGGTCGTTTGTGGTGATGTTGATTTGCAGTCGGCGGCACCGATGATTGCGATGGGCGGGTTTCTGTTCCAAGGCCAGATTTGTATGTCCACCAGTTGGGCGCTGGTCCACGAAAGTGTTCATGGCGATTTGTGCGAACGACTGGTCAACTTGGCGACGCGTTTGCCCGGTGGCGACTTGCGTGATCCCGCGACGGTGATCGGACCGATGATCAGCGATCGGCAGTGCGAAAGAGTTCAGCGGTTGGTCGACGACGCGGTCGATCGCGGCGCCAGAGTGCTGTGTGGTGGCGGGCATTCCGGACGTACGTTCCAGCCAACCGTGCTGGCCGAGGTCGATGATTCGATGGACGTCATGAAGCAGGAGATCTTTGGGCCGGTCATTTGTGTCCAGCCCTTCACCGATTTGCAGGACGCCATCGATCGCATCAATGATCGCCGGTTCGCCCTTTGTGCCGCCATCCACACTGATTCACTTGGCGATGCCAGGATGTTTGCCAACCAATGTGGTTGTGCGATGGTTCACATCAATGGGCCGACCGTCCAGGAAGAAGCACACGTGCCTTTTGGCGGCAATAAGGACAGTGGCTTTGGACGCGAAGGCGCGTTGGTCGGCATTGATGAACTGACCACGTGGCAGTGGGTCACGGCGAACTAGTTCCCGTGTTTGGATCACGGGGAACGAATCGCAGTGAGCGTAATTCCGTCGACACCGTCGCGGTGATTACAGGATCGAACTGGTCAGGATTCCCGCGATGGTTGCCAAGGCAATGACGACAAAAGCGATGGTCGGATCGGTCGGTTGGGTGTGTTCGGACATCATCTGGCGCGGCTCCCGTCGGCGAATCTGGATCAAGACATCTGGGGTTCTTTTGGAGGCGGACATCGGATGCGTTCGACTCACGTGGGATCAAAACGCGGAATTCGATGTGCCCTTAGTGCCCAGCGGAAGCCACGGGAAAACGTGACAAGAAAAACCGCCGAATTGTCTTTTTCCCGTCTCGGGCCGTGCCGGGGTAAATTCGCTGGCCCCGGCGCGGACGTCTTTCAAAGCCCCATTTCGCTCGCGAATTCCCAGACGCTGTGATAGGCCGATTGGTCGTCGAAGTACTGCAGCATGTCGGCATAGAACGCATCATTGCCAAGCGTGCCGCTGTCACCGACGACCACCAGACGGCGTTTAGCGCGGGTCATCGCGACATTGGTCCGACGCGTGTCTTTCAGAAAACCGATTTCCCCGGTTTCGTTGCTGCGGACCATCGTCAACAGAACGACGTCTTTTTCGCGTCC is from Crateriforma conspicua and encodes:
- a CDS encoding RecQ family ATP-dependent DNA helicase, with translation MASSARSTKRSTKSASGSVDPPASPRPIGGDPREVLRDTFGLPHFRDGQYAVIDRLLAGKNVAAVFPTGGGKSLCYQLPSQMLPGVTVVVSPLIALMKDQCDSLAARGVAAARSDSGLTPAEFRAASQGVRDGSIKILFVSPERFFNERFLASIDGLPISLFAIDEAHCISQWGHNFRPDYLKLAGLTRRLAAERVLALTATATPEVLADIRDAFDIAPDDCIQTPFHRPNLRLRSSLHSAEQQYNALAERIRSRPRGSTLVYVTLQKTAEEVAERLTDDGIPATAYHAGLDKDERQSIQQTFVQEDDAIVVATIAFGMGIDKSNLRYVYHYNPPKSMESYAQEIGRAGRDGKPATCEMLLVPEDRVVLENFVYGDTPSRHAVGRFIDLVAGQADTFHVSHYRLSSESDIRVLVIRTLLTYLELEGHLQATSPRFDSYKIKPLVTSQAILKHFDGERRQFVAGILSSLTKGRTWFTLNMVLATQRLGGDRQRIVKALDHMAEQGWMELQATELVHGYRWIKRFDDRKTVADDLFDRLARREEGEVRRIDEVYHLAAADNCMAARLAKHFGQSLEDGCGQCSHCTGDAAGPVPATKPRPLGSSVARLLGDVTKQYPDQFTHTRDKARFLCGLSSPALIRSRLTRHAGYGVCQHLPFAHVLQQLDG
- the trhO gene encoding oxygen-dependent tRNA uridine(34) hydroxylase TrhO, producing the protein MTAPQSTESSASPRPSASPCSADPIVVAAMYRFVRLADFESLQTPIKDQMLRCGVKGTLLLAAEGINGTVAGDRQGIDGLLEYLRADDRLADLDVKFSYCDSPPFKRTRVRLKKEIVTMGVDEIDPAQSVGTYVEPQQWNDLISDPDVVLIDTRNDYEVEIGTFAGAINPQTTSFRQLPEYVEKNLDPTVHKKVAMFCTGGIRCEKSTAYLKQCGFENVYHLRGGILKYLESVPEDESRWNGDCFVFDQRVSVGHGLAVGEHVMCFGCGWPVSADDQQDPRYVRGVHCPHCVDKLTEDQKRRFTERQRQLDAADPAGTPAADIEAIH
- a CDS encoding APC family permease, which produces MTQKPPTSQGRRCLDLTSAVAIVAASMIGAGVYTTSGFSIATADSAWTVVVLWIIGGFAAVCGAIGYAALSRRFTESGGEYLFLSKTLHPVAGVVAGWVSVLAGFTGPIALAALALDVYLVDAETSALPAGSFAALAIVAAAVLHSISVHPSARVQDVVVALKLAVLLGLVCFAATVGPSNWLGLQAADTPPFSWGETATSLLYISFSYAGFNAAIYIAGEVKDPQRNVPMAMVVGTVVVAVLYIALNAAFVLIPSRESIAGQPDVATIAARAIGGTTLETLVRWVIVVSLATSISALVMTGPRVYAKMADDGFLPRFFSFQHRVPLGAIWIQAVASIIVVFWTDLQFLLGYLSFTLMFCSALTVAMVWKQRDLDLWGSQWLPKIASAIFVLFSVMTMVVSARVNMGGTIAAFVTLAIGVGVYLLRSKSNAPDSGAKLGLERKSEE
- a CDS encoding aldehyde dehydrogenase family protein, which gives rise to MNDQSTDSFGHWIDGVWRDPIDGVWRENHSPIDQRCAGRFAVASVADVDSAVASARDAFEQNRDAKPSDREAWLLAAADGLQNSADEVVDALIVDTGSPISKAQREVATSIGVLRAAAGACRRILGQTLPSDVPGRWSFAVRRPLGVVAGITPFNVPLIKAVKHSALPLATGNAVVMLPSPQAPHMAAMLAKIYQGAGVPRGLFNVVFGDGDVVGDALTIHPDVRMIGFTGSTTIGRRVATRAAVDGKRVTLEMGGKNPAVVCGDVDLQSAAPMIAMGGFLFQGQICMSTSWALVHESVHGDLCERLVNLATRLPGGDLRDPATVIGPMISDRQCERVQRLVDDAVDRGARVLCGGGHSGRTFQPTVLAEVDDSMDVMKQEIFGPVICVQPFTDLQDAIDRINDRRFALCAAIHTDSLGDARMFANQCGCAMVHINGPTVQEEAHVPFGGNKDSGFGREGALVGIDELTTWQWVTAN